The Dysgonomonadaceae bacterium PH5-43 genome contains the following window.
TTGCCATCTGTTTATTCTTTATATTGTTACAGATGCAAAGGTAGTCCTTATTTAATGCAACTAAGTTGCAATCTTAGAGCAGTCGTCGCAATATCCTTTCAATACAAAGTTTACACTTTCGAGTTGAAAATTATCTGGCAAGCGAATTTCAGGAACGGAAATACTTTCGAGACAGAAAGTTTTATTACATTTAGTACAGTGAAAATGTAGATGCAAATCGCCTATATCGCACAAGCATTTAGGACCACACACTGAATACTTAACCGACCCCGAACCATCATCAATACTATGAATTAACAGCTTTTTGTGAAATAAGGTTATTGTACGAAAAAGAGTAGACTTATCTACGGTGATAAGTTTATCTTCAAGATCCGACAAGCTAAATGCGTATTTAAACTCGAGCATAGCTTTCAGCACCAACAACCGTATAGCCGTTGACCTCACCCCTCTTTCTTTTAATATTTTTTCTAATTCGCACATAATTATATAGAAGTACAAAGGTAATGTTTTTACCTTACATTAAGTTTGAAAACTTAAAATAACACAG
Protein-coding sequences here:
- a CDS encoding Fur family ferric uptake transcriptional regulator (product_source=KO:K03711; cath_funfam=1.10.10.10,3.30.40.10; cog=COG0735; ko=KO:K03711; pfam=PF01475; superfamily=46785) — its product is MCELEKILKERGVRSTAIRLLVLKAMLEFKYAFSLSDLEDKLITVDKSTLFRTITLFHKKLLIHSIDDGSGSVKYSVCGPKCLCDIGDLHLHFHCTKCNKTFCLESISVPEIRLPDNFQLESVNFVLKGYCDDCSKIAT